In the Scyliorhinus torazame isolate Kashiwa2021f chromosome 4, sScyTor2.1, whole genome shotgun sequence genome, one interval contains:
- the LOC140411283 gene encoding SWI/SNF-related matrix-associated actin-dependent regulator of chromatin subfamily B member 1-like: protein MRSPNFRSFDDHDPAVIHENAAQPELLVPIRLDMEIDGQKLRDTFTWNMNEKLISPEMFAEILCDDLDLNPLNFVPAVASAIRQQVESYPMDSILEDQTDQRVIIKLNTHVGNILLVDQFEWDMSERDNSPEKFALKLCSELGLGGEFVTTIAYSIRGQLSWHQRTYAFSENPLPIVESALRNTTDADQWCPLLETLTDAEMEKKIRDQDRNTRRMRRLANTAPSW, encoded by the exons ATGag ATCTCCCAATTTCCGCAGTTTCGATGACCACGATCCAGCCGTCATCCATGAAAACGCAGCCCAGCCTGAACTCCTGGTACCCATCCGATTGGACATGGAAATCGATGGGCAGAAGCTGCGAGACACTTTCACCTGGAACATGAACG AGAAACTGATTTCACCCGAGATGTTTGCTGAGATCCTGTGCGATGACCTGGATTTGAACCCGCTGAACTTCGTGCCAGCTGTCGCCTCCGCCATCCGCCAGCAGGTGGAGTCTTACCCCATGGACAGCATACTGGAGGACCAGACTGACCAGAGGGTCATCATCAAG CTCAACACGCACGTCGGGAACATCCTGCTGGTGGACCAGTTCGAGTGGGACATGTCGGAGAGGGACAACTCACCCGAGAAGTTTGCGCTGAAGCTGTGCTCGGAGCTGGGCCTGGGCGGGGAGTTTGTCACCACCATCGCCTACAGCATACGTGGGCAGCTGAGCTGGCACCAGAGAACGTACGCGTTCAG TGAGAATCCCTTGCCAATCGTCGAGAGCGCGCTCCGGAACACCACCGACGCTGACCAGTGGTGCCCCCTGCTGGAGACGCTGACCGATGCCGAAATGGAGAAGAAGATTCGCGATCAGGACAGAAACACCAG